A single genomic interval of Bacillus sp. es.036 harbors:
- a CDS encoding GGDEF domain-containing protein, translated as MKRVENEVNVRTQSDHSIETILSLFRWVFLVIAGGYYYLLLQGTSLSFLVLFLFGVVYMTIAEFALHRTPLNTKRYQYMTKLSVVFDYVAFLWLIALTGGAESSLFPIAYLIILHVAVYWKFIGGMVAALLLGGGYTGVLIFSGYSFTDEGLFVYLLDLMFLMFIGLLGGIIVSRERMMRSKNTQLEDIARKDFLTELYNHRSFQEDLRYCAEQGNPVLVVLSDIDYFKAVNDQFGHMVGDHVLRKIGDIFKNQIGTSGRAYRYGGEELAILLDATNIEEAKERLETIQLAIRNTTFTADGDRFSITMSFGTALFPFENGMTPCLKLADERLYLAKKQGRNIIYWYDQYIDKSSRLRP; from the coding sequence ATGAAAAGGGTTGAAAATGAAGTGAATGTGAGAACACAAAGCGATCATTCGATAGAAACGATTTTATCCCTATTTCGATGGGTTTTTCTCGTTATTGCAGGTGGATATTACTACTTACTTTTACAAGGAACGAGCCTCTCTTTTTTAGTTTTGTTTTTATTTGGTGTCGTTTATATGACGATTGCTGAATTTGCGCTTCACCGTACTCCTTTGAACACAAAAAGATATCAATATATGACTAAATTAAGCGTGGTTTTTGATTACGTTGCGTTTCTCTGGTTGATTGCCCTTACTGGTGGTGCAGAAAGTTCTTTGTTTCCCATCGCTTACTTAATTATTTTACATGTTGCCGTATATTGGAAATTTATCGGTGGTATGGTTGCAGCTCTTTTACTTGGCGGTGGATATACCGGTGTTCTTATCTTTAGTGGTTATTCGTTTACCGACGAAGGGCTTTTTGTTTATCTTTTAGACTTAATGTTTTTAATGTTTATTGGGTTATTAGGGGGGATTATCGTTTCGAGAGAGCGAATGATGCGCTCGAAAAACACGCAGCTAGAGGACATCGCTCGAAAAGATTTTTTAACAGAACTCTACAATCACAGGTCATTCCAAGAAGATTTACGTTACTGTGCTGAACAGGGGAATCCGGTACTTGTTGTTCTTTCCGATATTGATTATTTTAAAGCGGTGAATGATCAATTCGGACATATGGTTGGCGATCATGTATTGCGTAAAATTGGTGACATTTTCAAAAACCAAATCGGAACGAGTGGAAGAGCATATCGATATGGAGGAGAAGAACTTGCTATTCTACTTGATGCAACAAATATAGAAGAAGCGAAAGAGCGTCTTGAAACGATTCAACTAGCAATTCGAAATACGACGTTTACGGCGGACGGTGATCGCTTTAGCATAACAATGAGCTTTGGCACAGCACTTTTCCCATTCGAAAATGGCATGACGCCTTGTTTGAAACTGGCAGATGAACGTTTGTATTTAGCGAAGAAACAGGGGAGAAATATCATTTACTGGTATGACCAATATATAGATAAAAGCTCGCGTCTCAGACCTTAA
- a CDS encoding MBL fold metallo-hydrolase, with amino-acid sequence MEGVMNLLTVSEFDGVQAVKGTFQLGGVRMNVYMYLVDELLIDCGPSRLQKEISDFLSNERYTQIILTHHHEDHTGNASIVSGSIPIYIHPTGIPLCRDKPHLPLYRRVFWGSRKPFAPKGIEHRIKTKHYTFELLHTPGHAPDHLALLEQNQGWLFTGDLYVMSHPKSIFAFESIPDVIQSLHHVLRYDFDTVFCSHAGILQNGRKRLEEKLHYLLSIQNQVLQKHSDGKPASVIQKELFPDRHVLNYFSLFENSSKHIITSILHKNGLQ; translated from the coding sequence GTGGAAGGTGTGATGAATTTGCTCACCGTTTCAGAATTTGATGGGGTTCAAGCGGTAAAAGGAACCTTTCAACTTGGCGGCGTTCGAATGAATGTCTATATGTACCTTGTTGACGAACTTTTAATCGACTGTGGTCCAAGTCGTCTTCAAAAAGAAATCAGTGATTTTCTTTCAAATGAACGCTATACCCAAATAATCTTAACGCATCACCATGAAGATCATACTGGAAATGCTTCAATCGTATCTGGGTCGATTCCAATCTACATCCATCCGACTGGGATTCCCCTTTGTCGCGATAAGCCTCATCTTCCACTGTACCGAAGAGTATTTTGGGGATCTAGAAAGCCTTTTGCCCCAAAGGGAATTGAGCATCGCATTAAAACGAAGCATTATACATTTGAATTGCTTCATACGCCGGGGCATGCTCCTGATCATCTTGCTCTACTAGAACAGAATCAGGGATGGCTGTTTACTGGTGATCTTTATGTGATGAGTCACCCTAAAAGCATTTTCGCGTTTGAATCCATTCCGGACGTGATTCAATCGCTTCATCATGTTTTACGTTATGATTTTGACACCGTTTTTTGTTCTCATGCCGGCATTTTGCAAAATGGACGGAAGCGACTGGAGGAAAAGCTTCATTATCTTCTTTCCATACAGAACCAGGTGCTCCAAAAACACAGTGATGGAAAGCCTGCCTCTGTTATTCAGAAGGAACTTTTTCCTGATCGACATGTCCTCAATTACTTTTCTCTCTTTGAGAATTCATCCAAGCATATTATTACGTCGATCTTACATAAAAACGGATTACAATAA
- a CDS encoding aminopeptidase: MDTFQENLQKYADLAVKVGVNIQKGQTLVVNAPLTSAEFVRNIAESAYEAGAKNVHVEWNDESLTRIKYDKAPDEAFKEFPTWKAKGFEELAENGAAFLSITSSNPDLLKGVDPERISNASKTAGKAMEGYRNYIMSDHNSWSVVAVPSKAWAEKVFPDTPEDEQEAKLWEAIFQATRVSTGNPVQAWKEHSANLEQKVDYLNAKHYSKLHYRAPGTDLTIDLPQAHQWVGGISENVKGNHFVANMPTEEVFTIPHKNGVNGVVSSTKPLSYGGTVIEDFTLTFEEGRIIKAEAKQGNETLQHLIETDEGAHYLGEVALVPHDSPISNAGIIFFNTLFDENASNHLAIGNAYSFCLEGGKTMSKEELEAAGANESVTHVDFMIGSAEMDIDGIKEDGTSEPVFRKGNWAI, from the coding sequence ATGGATACGTTTCAAGAGAATCTTCAGAAATACGCAGATCTAGCGGTTAAAGTTGGCGTAAATATTCAAAAAGGACAAACGCTTGTCGTAAACGCTCCTCTCACATCAGCTGAATTTGTGCGTAATATTGCAGAAAGTGCTTATGAAGCTGGTGCAAAGAATGTTCACGTTGAGTGGAATGACGAAAGCTTAACTCGTATTAAGTATGACAAGGCACCAGATGAAGCATTCAAGGAGTTTCCAACATGGAAAGCAAAAGGATTTGAGGAGTTGGCTGAAAACGGTGCAGCATTCCTTTCGATTACATCTTCCAACCCAGATCTTTTAAAAGGAGTCGATCCTGAACGAATTTCGAATGCTAGCAAAACAGCAGGAAAGGCAATGGAAGGCTACCGTAACTACATTATGTCTGATCACAACAGCTGGTCTGTTGTCGCAGTTCCTTCGAAAGCATGGGCAGAGAAAGTATTCCCTGATACACCTGAAGACGAACAAGAAGCAAAGCTGTGGGAAGCCATTTTTCAGGCGACTCGTGTATCAACAGGAAATCCGGTTCAAGCATGGAAAGAACATAGCGCAAACCTTGAACAAAAAGTGGACTATTTAAATGCGAAACATTACAGCAAGCTACACTACCGTGCGCCAGGCACTGATCTTACAATTGATCTTCCACAGGCTCATCAGTGGGTAGGTGGTATTAGTGAAAATGTGAAAGGCAATCATTTTGTCGCAAACATGCCGACAGAAGAAGTGTTCACCATTCCACATAAAAACGGTGTAAACGGCGTTGTTTCTTCAACAAAGCCGCTAAGCTATGGTGGAACAGTGATTGAAGACTTTACACTTACATTTGAAGAAGGTCGCATCATTAAAGCTGAAGCGAAGCAAGGCAATGAAACGCTTCAACATCTTATCGAAACAGATGAAGGCGCACACTACCTCGGTGAAGTAGCGCTCGTTCCTCATGATTCACCTATTTCAAATGCGGGAATCATTTTCTTTAACACGCTTTTCGACGAAAATGCTTCGAATCACCTTGCGATTGGGAATGCTTATTCTTTCTGCCTAGAAGGTGGTAAAACCATGTCGAAAGAAGAGCTTGAAGCAGCAGGAGCGAACGAAAGCGTCACGCACGTTGACTTTATGATCGGGTCCGCTGAAATGGACATTGATGGAATCAAAGAAGATGGAACTAGTGAGCCGGTCTTCCGTAAAGGAAACTGGGCAATCTAG
- a CDS encoding DUF3100 domain-containing protein has product MTELKGIWKDWRLHLLVLVIVALTEWIGVFQFTVGPGVILLLPMLYAMLIGLGLFFTPVIKKAQALNAEPLIVLGVTLLIAKIGVIIGPSLPKLIEAGPALLLQEFGNLGTIFIALPIAVLLGLKRESIGMTHSVAREPNVGLIVDKYGFNSPEGRGVMAIYIFGTVFGAVFMGVISGFLATITPIHPLSFAMASGIGSGSMMAAASGSLVAAFPAFSDDIIAFAGASNLLSLSTGLYMSIFIGLPLTEKMYQLMTREKSSKPGVRKGA; this is encoded by the coding sequence GTGACAGAACTCAAGGGAATTTGGAAGGATTGGCGACTACATTTACTTGTCTTAGTCATTGTAGCGTTAACGGAGTGGATAGGCGTTTTTCAGTTTACGGTTGGACCAGGAGTAATCCTGCTGTTACCGATGCTATATGCCATGCTCATTGGACTTGGTTTGTTTTTTACCCCGGTGATTAAAAAAGCACAGGCGCTAAATGCTGAACCGCTTATTGTATTAGGTGTGACCTTGCTTATTGCGAAAATAGGGGTGATTATTGGTCCTTCACTACCAAAGTTAATTGAAGCAGGTCCGGCCTTGCTTCTTCAGGAATTCGGAAATTTAGGCACGATTTTCATTGCTCTTCCAATCGCTGTTTTACTTGGATTGAAAAGAGAAAGCATTGGTATGACACATTCTGTAGCACGAGAGCCAAACGTTGGGTTGATTGTTGATAAATATGGATTCAATTCACCTGAAGGAAGAGGCGTAATGGCGATTTATATTTTTGGTACAGTATTTGGGGCGGTGTTTATGGGCGTTATCTCCGGATTCCTTGCAACGATTACACCAATACATCCGCTTTCATTTGCGATGGCGTCTGGGATAGGAAGTGGAAGTATGATGGCGGCTGCAAGTGGCTCGCTCGTTGCTGCTTTTCCTGCATTTTCCGATGATATTATCGCATTTGCAGGCGCGAGCAATTTACTGTCGTTATCAACAGGACTATACATGAGTATTTTTATTGGTCTTCCACTAACAGAAAAGATGTATCAGCTCATGACCAGAGAAAAATCATCCAAACCAGGCGTGAGGAAAGGAGCTTAA
- a CDS encoding ATP-grasp domain-containing protein yields the protein MSAKVFIIHENEEWTKPLKQELEALHVPYEDWFLSEGSLDLSDVPPDGIFYNRMSASSHTRDHRYAPEYTAAVLEWLESHGRRVLNDSRALALEVSKVAQYAALRKHGIVTPKTIASVGKEHLAKAADAFSEPFITKHNRAGKGLGVQLFNNPETLKAYVKSDAFEDSIDGITLLQQYISSPDASITRCEFVGGKFLYAVRVDTSEGFELCPADACQVGDTFCPTTEEPKPKFEVIENFDHPVLANYEAFLKANGIAFAGIECIQNERGDLFTYDVNTNTNYNAEAERKAGVSGMKAIANTLAQELSNLHSLQK from the coding sequence ATGAGCGCGAAAGTGTTTATCATCCATGAAAACGAAGAATGGACAAAGCCTCTCAAGCAAGAACTTGAGGCGCTTCATGTCCCATACGAAGACTGGTTTCTTAGTGAAGGAAGCCTTGATTTAAGTGATGTACCGCCAGACGGTATTTTTTATAATCGCATGAGTGCCTCTTCTCATACGCGTGATCATCGTTATGCTCCTGAATACACGGCAGCAGTACTCGAATGGTTGGAGAGTCACGGTCGAAGAGTATTAAATGATAGCCGTGCCCTTGCTCTTGAAGTAAGCAAAGTGGCACAATATGCAGCCCTGAGAAAACATGGCATCGTTACACCAAAAACCATTGCTTCCGTTGGGAAGGAGCATCTTGCAAAAGCAGCGGATGCGTTTTCTGAACCGTTTATTACAAAACACAACCGAGCAGGTAAAGGGCTCGGCGTTCAGCTATTTAACAATCCTGAGACGCTGAAAGCTTATGTTAAGAGCGATGCTTTTGAAGATTCAATTGACGGGATTACATTGCTTCAACAGTACATTTCTTCACCTGACGCATCCATAACGCGATGTGAATTCGTAGGTGGTAAGTTTCTATATGCTGTTCGCGTTGATACGTCAGAAGGCTTTGAACTTTGCCCTGCAGATGCGTGCCAGGTTGGCGATACTTTCTGTCCTACAACGGAGGAGCCGAAGCCTAAATTCGAAGTGATCGAAAACTTCGATCATCCTGTTCTCGCTAATTACGAAGCTTTCTTAAAAGCGAACGGCATTGCTTTCGCAGGGATTGAATGCATTCAAAATGAACGTGGTGATCTCTTTACTTACGATGTGAACACAAATACAAACTACAATGCAGAAGCAGAAAGAAAAGCAGGGGTTTCTGGTATGAAAGCGATCGCTAACACGCTCGCTCAAGAACTTTCTAACCTCCATTCTCTACAAAAATAA
- a CDS encoding dicarboxylate/amino acid:cation symporter, translating into MKKIVRGYLNASLIIKITVALVLGIAVGLIFGENAAVLAPFGDLLIKLLSFLIIPLILFTLIVGVNQTKLSNLGRMGGKVFLYYVLTSALAIIVGLTVANLFNPGTGLSIDPDQSFDVPDNPGIVSVLLNIVPSNIVTAFNEMNLLGIIFTAFAFGIAIAALRNSEEHGALGEHLYKVVEGLNEATFKIMNVILQYVPIGIFAIIAKTIGNQGLDTILSLGNMIAVLYIALIVQIGIYVLFLLLFKVSPKKFFSHANKPMITAFVTQSSSGTLPLTMNAAKGLGVSKSLYSFSLPLGATINMDGAAIRIAISAVFAANVVGSPLSFTDMVMVVIVGTLASIGTAGVPGAGIVMIATVFAQVGLPMETVALLTAVDALVGMGATGLNVTGDLVGASIINRKKDQ; encoded by the coding sequence ATGAAGAAAATTGTGAGAGGCTATTTAAATGCTTCGTTGATTATAAAAATTACGGTTGCGCTTGTGCTCGGAATTGCAGTCGGACTCATATTTGGTGAAAATGCAGCAGTTCTTGCGCCATTTGGAGACTTACTAATTAAATTGCTATCGTTTCTGATCATTCCACTTATTCTATTTACATTAATCGTTGGTGTCAATCAAACGAAACTAAGTAACCTTGGTCGCATGGGCGGAAAGGTGTTTCTTTATTACGTCTTAACATCTGCACTAGCGATTATTGTTGGATTAACCGTCGCGAACTTGTTTAATCCAGGTACGGGTTTATCAATAGATCCAGATCAATCGTTTGATGTACCGGATAATCCAGGTATCGTCAGCGTGCTGTTAAACATTGTGCCATCCAACATTGTTACGGCATTTAACGAGATGAATCTCCTTGGGATTATCTTTACTGCCTTTGCTTTTGGGATCGCCATTGCTGCGTTACGGAACTCAGAAGAACATGGGGCGCTTGGCGAACACCTTTATAAAGTGGTTGAAGGCTTAAATGAAGCCACATTTAAAATCATGAACGTTATTCTGCAATATGTTCCCATTGGGATCTTTGCAATCATTGCGAAAACAATTGGTAATCAGGGATTGGATACAATTCTCTCGCTCGGAAATATGATTGCCGTGCTCTATATTGCATTGATTGTACAAATCGGTATCTACGTTCTGTTCTTACTGTTGTTTAAAGTAAGTCCAAAGAAGTTTTTCAGTCATGCAAACAAACCGATGATTACGGCATTCGTGACGCAAAGTAGCTCTGGAACATTGCCACTCACCATGAATGCAGCTAAGGGATTAGGTGTCTCGAAAAGTCTTTATAGCTTTAGCTTACCACTTGGCGCAACGATTAATATGGACGGAGCAGCTATACGAATTGCGATTTCTGCAGTCTTTGCGGCGAACGTCGTTGGCTCACCGCTTAGTTTTACAGATATGGTGATGGTCGTGATTGTTGGTACACTTGCATCGATTGGTACAGCAGGTGTTCCAGGTGCAGGTATTGTTATGATTGCAACCGTGTTTGCACAAGTAGGATTACCAATGGAAACCGTTGCGTTATTAACAGCCGTGGATGCTTTAGTTGGAATGGGGGCCACTGGTCTTAACGTAACGGGGGATCTTGTTGGCGCGAGCATTATTAATCGAAAAAAAGACCAGTAA
- a CDS encoding HD domain-containing phosphohydrolase codes for MNGRWKKELESEELLDIIFAYASRITIENNLDRFLLLMADMGRDMTVADRCMLWLYDEQKDELWAKVEEKAKEVRIPASSGLAGYVFQTAEPLVIEDAHHDDRFHADMDLTYNYRTKSVMVIPLKNKKNQTLGVYQVINKLTKEGVFTSRDVKKLSLAASYTAQALEAVLMNMEMEEAQKEIIFKMGEIGEVRSKETGSHVKRVAEYAKLLAIKSGLSEEEADLIKVASPMHDIGKVAIADAILNKPGKLSKQEFLEVQAHASIGYHLLENSKRTILKAAAIIAKEHHERWDGKGYPEGLSGEEIHIYGRIVAVADVFDALATDRPYKKAWALEDILAHFQNEKGKQFDPALIDVFLENLHGFLQIKKRYED; via the coding sequence ATGAATGGCCGCTGGAAGAAAGAACTTGAATCAGAGGAACTTCTCGATATCATCTTTGCTTATGCATCGCGTATTACGATTGAGAACAATCTTGATCGCTTTTTGTTGCTGATGGCAGATATGGGGCGGGATATGACGGTTGCCGATCGCTGTATGCTGTGGTTATATGATGAACAAAAAGACGAGTTATGGGCAAAAGTGGAAGAAAAGGCGAAGGAGGTTCGTATACCTGCTTCAAGCGGTTTAGCGGGGTATGTTTTTCAGACGGCAGAACCGCTTGTGATTGAAGATGCCCATCATGACGATCGGTTTCATGCAGACATGGATCTGACTTACAACTATCGAACGAAGTCCGTTATGGTGATTCCACTTAAAAATAAGAAGAACCAGACGCTAGGGGTATATCAAGTGATTAATAAATTAACGAAAGAGGGAGTATTTACGAGCCGTGACGTTAAAAAATTAAGCCTCGCCGCCTCTTATACTGCCCAGGCGCTTGAAGCGGTACTTATGAATATGGAGATGGAGGAAGCACAAAAAGAAATTATCTTCAAAATGGGAGAAATCGGTGAAGTTCGTTCAAAGGAAACAGGCTCTCACGTCAAGCGTGTAGCAGAGTATGCAAAGCTTCTTGCTATTAAATCTGGTTTAAGCGAAGAAGAAGCAGATCTTATCAAAGTCGCCTCCCCCATGCATGATATCGGCAAAGTAGCGATTGCCGATGCGATACTAAATAAGCCAGGCAAACTGTCGAAACAGGAATTTCTTGAAGTGCAGGCCCATGCGAGCATCGGCTATCACCTTCTTGAAAATTCAAAACGAACGATACTAAAAGCAGCAGCGATCATCGCAAAAGAACATCATGAACGTTGGGATGGTAAAGGTTATCCTGAAGGACTAAGTGGAGAGGAAATTCATATTTATGGCCGAATTGTCGCTGTAGCCGATGTATTTGATGCCCTTGCCACGGATCGCCCTTACAAAAAAGCGTGGGCTTTAGAAGATATTCTCGCTCATTTTCAAAATGAAAAAGGAAAGCAGTTTGATCCAGCGTTAATTGACGTCTTTTTAGAAAATCTGCATGGTTTTCTCCAAATAAAAAAACGATACGAAGATTAA
- a CDS encoding NAD(P)/FAD-dependent oxidoreductase, translated as MREVDVAIIGGGIAGILAARKLMKAGFEVLVLDKSKSVGGRLATRRIDGGRADHGAQFFTVRTDSFQQLVNEWETNGWVSKWFGQKHARYKATNGMNQLVKNLASEVPIQHTFKVNRIIRDDEKYVVISEEGEQVTSNAILLTPPAPQTVQLLERSDVLFSEVTMKSLRNIHFDPALVCLMTLKGELAFLVPDGHKDTDLPDGIERVVDSHAKGISEEKILTIYATSDFSKAYYDHGDDDILDEIVSRLDFLLPNEFINDRQLKRWRYAQTDRVYPHPFLQMSMSEAVFVAGDAFLHEEDETGKTRIESAVISGLSVADAMQQFLNGKAST; from the coding sequence ATGAGAGAAGTTGATGTTGCCATCATAGGTGGCGGTATTGCTGGAATTTTGGCGGCTAGAAAGCTAATGAAAGCTGGATTTGAAGTACTTGTACTTGATAAAAGCAAAAGCGTCGGTGGTCGTCTCGCAACAAGGAGAATTGACGGTGGCCGCGCTGATCATGGGGCGCAATTCTTTACCGTTCGAACCGATTCGTTTCAGCAGCTAGTCAATGAATGGGAGACAAACGGCTGGGTATCAAAGTGGTTCGGACAGAAACATGCAAGATATAAAGCAACAAACGGAATGAATCAACTAGTGAAAAATTTAGCAAGTGAAGTCCCGATTCAGCACACGTTTAAAGTGAACCGCATCATTCGCGATGATGAAAAATATGTGGTCATTTCTGAGGAAGGTGAGCAAGTAACATCCAATGCGATTCTTCTAACGCCACCAGCACCTCAAACGGTACAGTTATTGGAAAGAAGCGATGTGCTTTTTTCAGAAGTTACAATGAAATCACTTAGGAACATCCATTTCGATCCTGCGCTCGTTTGTCTTATGACGTTAAAGGGTGAACTCGCTTTTCTCGTGCCTGACGGTCACAAGGACACCGATTTACCTGATGGCATTGAGCGTGTTGTGGATAGTCATGCTAAGGGAATTTCTGAGGAAAAAATCCTAACCATTTATGCAACGTCTGATTTCTCAAAAGCTTATTATGATCATGGCGATGATGATATCCTAGATGAAATAGTATCGAGGTTAGATTTTCTCCTTCCAAATGAATTTATTAATGATCGGCAGTTAAAAAGATGGCGCTACGCTCAGACAGACCGCGTCTATCCTCATCCGTTTCTACAGATGTCTATGAGTGAAGCTGTTTTCGTGGCAGGAGATGCTTTCTTACATGAAGAGGATGAAACAGGAAAAACGCGAATCGAAAGTGCGGTCATATCAGGGCTATCTGTCGCCGATGCCATGCAGCAGTTTTTGAACGGGAAGGCTTCTACGTGA
- a CDS encoding DUF2515 family protein, translated as MKLSFPLFQSASKKEMPLMKELKEACHLSPPTLTLTGEEVKLTRIIREQTEQANRNNVTRTKAYLDFYLKHPEVHWAFLAHLVSRNAGWTMTDLRGEYLPRFLSPDDQHAFFSFLERGNWLIFQDAYPQLLIYEESLKVNKPLFHLLSAFHVSSFMKVIWNRFWKDKASDTLSVALIINEQHYIDSRVINDQHFHQTVFNTLPFQIQNVFNMNVLLFPLIRNGSIQLIGEPANHFLFVKERIVLGKRLYQLVFSNESTLNEILEWSTCHSHTGSRKDFWPELFHFIKEGQPDEKRVLDQCTLKKGPRLYSPLLSVWKDVQHDSPDRKDWFVNTSALSLFKLPDPDFSGNAAKIYCRSLHLLESLL; from the coding sequence GTGAAATTATCGTTCCCCTTATTTCAATCAGCGAGTAAAAAGGAAATGCCTCTTATGAAGGAATTGAAAGAGGCCTGCCATTTATCACCTCCCACCCTCACTTTAACGGGTGAAGAAGTAAAGCTAACACGAATCATTCGCGAACAAACAGAGCAAGCCAATCGAAATAATGTTACGCGCACCAAAGCGTATCTTGATTTTTATTTAAAGCACCCTGAAGTTCACTGGGCTTTCCTTGCCCACCTGGTTTCGCGGAATGCTGGATGGACCATGACTGATTTAAGAGGTGAATATCTCCCTCGCTTCCTATCACCAGATGATCAGCACGCTTTCTTTTCCTTTCTAGAACGAGGGAATTGGCTTATTTTTCAAGATGCGTATCCGCAGCTGCTGATCTATGAAGAAAGTCTTAAGGTGAATAAGCCGCTTTTCCACCTTCTATCAGCCTTTCACGTTTCTTCTTTTATGAAAGTCATTTGGAACCGCTTCTGGAAAGACAAAGCCTCAGACACCCTTTCAGTGGCCCTCATCATTAACGAGCAGCACTACATCGATTCACGTGTCATAAATGATCAGCACTTTCACCAAACCGTGTTTAACACACTTCCTTTTCAAATCCAAAATGTTTTCAATATGAACGTGCTCCTTTTCCCACTGATTCGGAACGGCTCGATTCAACTCATTGGAGAACCTGCCAATCATTTTCTTTTCGTGAAAGAACGGATTGTACTTGGAAAACGGCTATATCAGCTTGTTTTTTCTAACGAGTCGACTCTAAATGAGATTTTGGAGTGGTCAACATGCCACTCTCATACTGGGTCACGAAAAGACTTCTGGCCTGAGCTTTTTCACTTTATAAAAGAAGGGCAACCAGACGAAAAACGCGTCCTCGATCAATGCACGCTCAAAAAGGGACCGCGTCTTTATAGTCCTCTTCTATCTGTATGGAAAGATGTACAACATGATTCGCCTGATCGCAAGGATTGGTTCGTCAACACTTCTGCGCTTTCACTTTTCAAATTACCCGATCCTGATTTTTCAGGAAATGCAGCAAAGATCTACTGCCGATCTCTTCACTTACTAGAAAGCCTATTATGA
- the msrB gene encoding peptide-methionine (R)-S-oxide reductase MsrB, protein MSTNYELATFAGGCFWCMVEPFEEMPGIQSIVSGYTGGEKPYPTYEEVISKSTGHVEAVQITFDPNVFPYSKLLDLFWRQIDPTDAGGQFFDRGDTYITAIYTHNEEQELLAEQSRKDLEASGRFSKPIVTKILPAKPFYPAEDYHQDYHKKNPAHYNRYKKGSGRADFIEKNWAFEKNDDELRSRLTDIQYEVTQKNGTERPFQNEYYDNAKAGIYVDIVSGEPLFSSTDQYDAGCGWPSFTQPINNHFVKEKKDFSHFMIRTEVRSKEADSHLGHVFNDGPGENGLRYCINSAAMKFVPKESLEEEGYGEYRVLFE, encoded by the coding sequence ATGAGTACGAATTATGAGCTTGCAACATTTGCTGGAGGTTGTTTCTGGTGTATGGTTGAACCATTTGAAGAAATGCCCGGCATTCAAAGCATCGTATCGGGCTATACAGGTGGAGAAAAGCCTTATCCAACATACGAGGAAGTGATTTCAAAATCGACAGGGCACGTAGAGGCTGTCCAAATCACATTTGACCCAAATGTTTTCCCATATAGTAAATTGCTTGATCTGTTCTGGCGTCAAATTGACCCGACAGATGCAGGAGGGCAGTTCTTTGATCGCGGTGATACGTATATTACAGCGATCTACACCCATAATGAAGAGCAAGAGCTGCTTGCTGAACAGTCACGCAAAGATTTAGAAGCAAGCGGTCGTTTTTCAAAACCGATCGTGACAAAAATTCTTCCAGCTAAACCATTTTACCCTGCTGAGGATTATCACCAGGATTACCATAAGAAAAATCCTGCTCACTACAATCGCTACAAAAAAGGATCAGGTCGTGCTGATTTTATAGAAAAAAACTGGGCTTTTGAAAAGAACGATGACGAGCTTCGTAGCCGTCTTACAGACATTCAATATGAAGTAACACAAAAAAACGGTACAGAGCGTCCGTTCCAGAACGAGTATTACGATAATGCAAAAGCAGGTATCTATGTGGATATCGTATCGGGTGAACCGTTGTTTAGCTCAACCGATCAGTATGACGCAGGATGCGGCTGGCCAAGTTTTACTCAGCCGATCAACAACCATTTTGTAAAAGAAAAGAAAGACTTCAGTCACTTTATGATTCGAACAGAAGTGCGAAGTAAGGAAGCGGATTCTCATCTCGGTCACGTCTTTAATGATGGACCCGGAGAAAATGGCCTACGCTACTGCATCAATTCAGCAGCGATGAAATTCGTTCCGAAAGAAAGTCTAGAAGAAGAAGGATACGGCGAATACCGAGTATTATTTGAATGA
- a CDS encoding organic hydroperoxide resistance protein has protein sequence MNSLYTAKASAHGGRQGKVESSDGVINMDLRMPKELGGQGGEATNPEQLFAAGYAACFDSALNMVARMKRIKIKDTVVEAHISIGKEEDGAVGLSAKLHVTIPGVDQATAEELVEAAHQTCPYSRATRGNMEVELETIAK, from the coding sequence ATGAATTCACTATACACAGCAAAAGCATCTGCTCACGGCGGTAGACAGGGTAAAGTAGAATCTTCAGACGGCGTAATCAATATGGATCTTCGTATGCCAAAGGAACTTGGTGGTCAGGGGGGAGAAGCAACAAATCCTGAACAACTGTTTGCAGCTGGATATGCCGCTTGTTTCGATAGCGCATTAAACATGGTTGCCCGCATGAAACGTATTAAAATTAAAGATACGGTAGTTGAAGCTCACATTTCGATCGGAAAAGAAGAGGACGGCGCAGTTGGCCTTAGCGCGAAACTTCACGTTACGATCCCTGGCGTTGATCAAGCAACTGCCGAGGAGCTTGTCGAAGCTGCGCACCAAACGTGCCCTTACTCAAGAGCAACGCGTGGAAATATGGAAGTTGAATTAGAGACCATCGCGAAATAA